One window of the Triticum dicoccoides isolate Atlit2015 ecotype Zavitan chromosome 3B, WEW_v2.0, whole genome shotgun sequence genome contains the following:
- the LOC119281391 gene encoding uncharacterized protein LOC119281391 isoform X3, which yields MSLSPHPLPSPHTTRVRIIPLHPRRFSGDGWPCCQRWRQLSWVQQPVALEGSPRCAAAARNGRRRSHSSPCEERRSSCTASAAPAVIPIVTVARGAPLGSGGDPLGRRARGVSFGSGGDPTSDNHGGVAGARGAARDGRLHRGFRPGAPSPPFLPRTSMTRRDCRGFVHRQLTAVNGPVPSTGGADSARVGGVLEEELLLGHDLERLAASSSDSHTVERTEAAAAPV from the exons ATGTCGCTATCCCCTCATCCTCTTCCTTCCCCACACACAACCCGCGTCCGAATCATTCCTCTCCATCCCAGGCGGTTCTCCGGCGATGGCTGGCCCTGTTGCCAGCGGTGGAGGCAGCTGAGCTGGGTCCAACAGCCGGTAGCCTTGGAGGGGTCACCGCGGTGTGCGGCGGCTGCGCGTAATGGCCGGCGGCGTTCCCATTCGTCGCCATGCGAGGAGAGGAGGAGCTCATGCACTGCATCTGCGGCGCCGGCGGTGATCCCCATCGTCACCGTTGCGAGAGGAGCCCCCTTAGGCTCCGGCGGCGATCCCCTTGGTCGCCGTGCGAGAGGAGTCTCCTTCGGCTCCGGCGGCGATCCAACAAGCGACAACCATGGCGGGGTTGCAGGTGCGCGCGGCGCTGCTCGCGACGGCCGGCTACACCGCGGATTTCGTCCTGGAGCTCCATCTCCACCGTTTTTGCCTCGCACAAGCATGACGCGCCGGGACTGTCGTGGTTTCGTGCATCGACAGTTGACTGCAGTCAATGGGCCAGTGCCCTCCACCGGAGGAGCTGATAGTGCTCGCGTAGGCGGCGTGCTAGAGGAGGAGCTGCTGCTCGGACATGATCTTGAGAGGTTGGCGGCTTCGTCTTCTGATTCCCACACAGTCGAGCGAACAGAAGCTGCGGCTGCTCCTGTG TAG
- the LOC119281391 gene encoding uncharacterized protein LOC119281391 isoform X2: protein MSLSPHPLPSPHTTRVRIIPLHPRRFSGDGWPCCQRWRQLSWVQQPVALEGSPRCAAAARNGRRRSHSSPCEERRSSCTASAAPAVIPIVTVARGAPLGSGGDPLGRRARGVSFGSGGDPTSDNHGGVAGARGAARDGRLHRGFRPGAPSPPFLPRTSMTRRDCRGFVHRQLTAVNGPVPSTGGADSARVGGVLEEELLLGHDLERLAASSSDSHTVERTEAAAAPVGAAGAMLG, encoded by the exons ATGTCGCTATCCCCTCATCCTCTTCCTTCCCCACACACAACCCGCGTCCGAATCATTCCTCTCCATCCCAGGCGGTTCTCCGGCGATGGCTGGCCCTGTTGCCAGCGGTGGAGGCAGCTGAGCTGGGTCCAACAGCCGGTAGCCTTGGAGGGGTCACCGCGGTGTGCGGCGGCTGCGCGTAATGGCCGGCGGCGTTCCCATTCGTCGCCATGCGAGGAGAGGAGGAGCTCATGCACTGCATCTGCGGCGCCGGCGGTGATCCCCATCGTCACCGTTGCGAGAGGAGCCCCCTTAGGCTCCGGCGGCGATCCCCTTGGTCGCCGTGCGAGAGGAGTCTCCTTCGGCTCCGGCGGCGATCCAACAAGCGACAACCATGGCGGGGTTGCAGGTGCGCGCGGCGCTGCTCGCGACGGCCGGCTACACCGCGGATTTCGTCCTGGAGCTCCATCTCCACCGTTTTTGCCTCGCACAAGCATGACGCGCCGGGACTGTCGTGGTTTCGTGCATCGACAGTTGACTGCAGTCAATGGGCCAGTGCCCTCCACCGGAGGAGCTGATAGTGCTCGCGTAGGCGGCGTGCTAGAGGAGGAGCTGCTGCTCGGACATGATCTTGAGAGGTTGGCGGCTTCGTCTTCTGATTCCCACACAGTCGAGCGAACAGAAGCTGCGGCTGCTCCTGTG GGGGCGGCGGGCGCGATGCTTGGCTAG
- the LOC119281391 gene encoding uncharacterized protein LOC119281391 isoform X1, with protein sequence MSLSPHPLPSPHTTRVRIIPLHPRRFSGDGWPCCQRWRQLSWVQQPVALEGSPRCAAAARNGRRRSHSSPCEERRSSCTASAAPAVIPIVTVARGAPLGSGGDPLGRRARGVSFGSGGDPTSDNHGGVAGARGAARDGRLHRGFRPGAPSPPFLPRTSMTRRDCRGFVHRQLTAVNGPVPSTGGADSARVGGVLEEELLLGHDLERLAASSSDSHTVERTEAAAAPVVYITGGGGRDAWLGPVDGRQRARRAARGRLHEARVRAQGRRAARGSGV encoded by the exons ATGTCGCTATCCCCTCATCCTCTTCCTTCCCCACACACAACCCGCGTCCGAATCATTCCTCTCCATCCCAGGCGGTTCTCCGGCGATGGCTGGCCCTGTTGCCAGCGGTGGAGGCAGCTGAGCTGGGTCCAACAGCCGGTAGCCTTGGAGGGGTCACCGCGGTGTGCGGCGGCTGCGCGTAATGGCCGGCGGCGTTCCCATTCGTCGCCATGCGAGGAGAGGAGGAGCTCATGCACTGCATCTGCGGCGCCGGCGGTGATCCCCATCGTCACCGTTGCGAGAGGAGCCCCCTTAGGCTCCGGCGGCGATCCCCTTGGTCGCCGTGCGAGAGGAGTCTCCTTCGGCTCCGGCGGCGATCCAACAAGCGACAACCATGGCGGGGTTGCAGGTGCGCGCGGCGCTGCTCGCGACGGCCGGCTACACCGCGGATTTCGTCCTGGAGCTCCATCTCCACCGTTTTTGCCTCGCACAAGCATGACGCGCCGGGACTGTCGTGGTTTCGTGCATCGACAGTTGACTGCAGTCAATGGGCCAGTGCCCTCCACCGGAGGAGCTGATAGTGCTCGCGTAGGCGGCGTGCTAGAGGAGGAGCTGCTGCTCGGACATGATCTTGAGAGGTTGGCGGCTTCGTCTTCTGATTCCCACACAGTCGAGCGAACAGAAGCTGCGGCTGCTCCTGTG GTATACATCACAGGGGGCGGCGGGCGCGATGCTTGGCTAGGTCCAGTCGATGGCAGGCAACGAGCTCGGAGGGCCGCGCGTGGAAGGCTGCACGAAGCTCGGGTGCGAGCTCAAGGGAGACGAGCTGCACGAGGCTCGGGTGTGTGA